ATAATTCCCAAGCCCAAAGGCGAGTGTTGTATTATTCAAAGATTGACCCTTCAGAATCTCCGCTTCAAGTTTTTCTGAATCAACTTTTCCTTGGTAAATTTTTAGTATAGTATAATATGAATGGTTCTCAATCAATTTCAAATCATCCTTAATGGTACTCAACAATTCAGCCGATTTCCGATTCAATTCCAAATGGCGATAAATTGCATAAAGCCAATTCGCTGCTGCCACATAGCTATCGGGATTTTCAGCCAATTCGAGACACTTTTCGTAAGCACGGCGCGCCTGATTATAATTCCCCTGGATATAATAAGTGAGTCCCAGGTGGTAATAGATATTGCCTTGAAGTGTAGAAGTGGGAATGCCTAGCGCATTGGGAAGTCCATCCGGTTCTACATCATTGGGCTTTCCTCGTGTAAGACCAACGCCCTTTTTGAAATCCTTGATGGCTAAATCGAAACACCTTGAAGAAATGTAACGGTGGCCCCGGTGGCGATAAAAACGGGCATCTTTGGGATGTTTCATTATGCCTTTCGAATAGATTTCAATGGCATCTGCATAGTTGCCGAGGTAAGCCTCTCGGCGGCCCATCCAGACTAGATTATCTGCATTGGGGTCTTTAGAGAAATTCAGTTTGGCCTCCGCCAGTTTGGTTTCATAAACCGTGCGAGCTTTTTCACTAATATAAATATCCGAAATATTTGTATCGCAGTTTTGACCTAAAAGTGATGAGAATACCGTTATGAGTATAATAGCTAATTTTTTATTCATAGTCATAGTCCTTCTAAAGTTTTTATTAATGTGTCCCAAGAAATTTTAAAGGGCAGTTT
The sequence above is drawn from the Candidatus Neomarinimicrobiota bacterium genome and encodes:
- a CDS encoding tetratricopeptide repeat protein, which gives rise to MNKKLAIILITVFSSLLGQNCDTNISDIYISEKARTVYETKLAEAKLNFSKDPNADNLVWMGRREAYLGNYADAIEIYSKGIMKHPKDARFYRHRGHRYISSRCFDLAIKDFKKGVGLTRGKPNDVEPDGLPNALGIPTSTLQGNIYYHLGLTYYIQGNYNQARRAYEKCLELAENPDSYVAAANWLYAIYRHLELNRKSAELLSTIKDDLKLIENHSYYTILKIYQGKVDSEKLEAEILKGQSLNNTTLAFGLGNYYSINGNEEKAQKLFKAIVSGNQWSAFGYIVAEARLK